From the Takifugu flavidus isolate HTHZ2018 chromosome 12, ASM371156v2, whole genome shotgun sequence genome, one window contains:
- the LOC130534523 gene encoding bridge-like lipid transfer protein family member 2 isoform X2: protein MSLFLISLLLLILLGIVLCITFRWLISTLAVRFLRSVLNADLKIKSVGLFSVHGVSIQFHPHHILEIDRIWISSKLLNQDLPRYLALCVGETRVRFDLQVPLEPLVKRKHGKTSGKVSVSPTKLRFLSQLLSFHISSVNVMVLNIAHSESLWHMTVTGITLLLDHQCKRLAWDFSVGQLSSKVLKSSQLDTCLAEVALSLLLSGDVSLPEMKPGSLSLSVRTLLAELHEGLFISQCLLPASSKKSTHNASECENTDFIQTEAVERFHQLIPHSIDVELDNTNLTLSMHSQKRHLNWTLKSLKLCYAHDEEHLPLKSFTPELSFPHSSLELLLEDGLLLSQSRQRILCVNSLKTTLQVTSTEVSSSITVNTCIIHYRHQEFSPWLNLLPWEQLIHRKATHKNRRLPHLDAPVMITTSVSNINVSVQLGDTTPFALGFLSACGELRHLLDIKTESECPESQNVHQRASLTLDNFWWRVGQGSHIQQAPHPPGKHVWGEALILDSLNLQGSFNRPHLESSSQCPSLSVDSRLNGLQVELSETCALCLSRLMSLIFAPPVTVPEPLDEASVSPTNDDAVQLTSTSQLHLLFKVDCCLEDVNVFTLSNLAGAVSLRMDSVGLLSSAESSTVSLQGVSLSTIKTLTESMESCCPASQASNPLLKLTTMAFTYHITTHTLQVECEEELTVEWTPADHMVLYQHLSEAEACWRMLCGSKAEDTRVKLQESEINSDRSRLLCLRIELGRTRLTAHVSEQNYILLYTEALSVSKHAASIRISSPSLIFNFDGHNIVSFQSLDVETHAELTEMKLHRDTFPFLTTLHNRVWVLSSPSLTVEFPYQYNFSSTFDKAISVQKWLKSLHRPTSQATTDQCLPPDLVFRINQFSFLFLDDIFEIKLRDNYELMKDESKESAKRLQLLDKKVADLRKQHGELLPARKIEELYSSLEKKHIEIYIQRSRRLYINTPMRKSLLTWTVSDLELVVLADQSLHGPERVREQVRDIDGISPFPRDGLPLVVQWCRAVKFKLTAFLVRIRDYPRYLFEIRDWKLSGRLIGTEQDGQARGRRKQVIPLGSPWGDVTVLRNMPPLKFFYDFKSNINLYTIVWGPCWDPAWTLIGQSVDLLTKPTVDPSPPLAWWDKSRLLLHGRWVMDIDQANLHQLATEDPYNTTENLHWEWNKLNFDWKPGQFLFKGDLDVNVRTASKYDDICFLHLPNLDMTLDLQWLCHGNPHDHHSVVLCSAENMADVTSGQPHDSYRAFRSENLNLAITMDLNQHCGSEPSEPKILLYSSTLRWMQNFWATWTSVSRPICRGKLFHSLRPVRKKLGQHYKQMSYTAAFPQLQVHYWASFAQQRGIQLECSKGHVFTRGAQRLIPQAGTVMRRLISEWNVTQMVSELSQVTVHLMASTWDETADHQMNAQVKKTHLLSLSSLSYQRHSIRTEEEVNQKDESNASYTHKLRLVDLRASWTTTNRNIAFGLYDGYKKASVLKRNLSTEALKGLKIDTQLFTKKLKRSPANYSPTTAPTTPVMPTVSRAEKSQNEGTSMLQKLIEETDKFVVFSEEDSGVSDQLCGIAACQTDDVYNRNWFIELVNCQMMLRGTETAGCVLVSAAKAQLLQCEHHPSWYNDTLKQKTTWTCLLDGMQYFATMEPNPSEQEDRQLWLEVKNIEEHRQRNNDSVLELMESGQAVGGMVSTTTDWNQPAQVNEAQQVQRIISRCSCRMHYISYSHDINPELATQIKPPELRNSHEKEDLLKKQAGAVDTFTLIHHDLEISTNPVQYAMILDIVNNLLLHVEPRRKEHSEKKQRVRFQLEISSNPEEQRSSILHLQEAVRQHLAQIRRLEKQIYSNIRAQTEEQSSDELMEINSQLQNQLNQEKNDMQMKSEELNILIRCFKDFQLQRANKLELRKPPEDVSVARRTEIYFAQAGWCLTEEDGQLGIAELELQRFMYSKLNKSDDTAEHLLELGWFTMNNLLPDAAYKVVLRPQSTCQAGRQFALRIFSKVRPPVGGISVKEHFEVNVVPITIQLMYQFFKRMMGFFFPGRNVEEEEVTDEEDKFRLVTTGIPVKARQSSEDTMGAMGPSKGVTQGLNRTAGVRRSFRKPPEHPVDDIDKMKERAAMNNSFIYIKIPQVPLCVSYKGEKSSVDWKDLNLVLPCLEYHNNTWTWLDFAMAVKRDSRKALVAQMIKEKLRLKPSSGSDLRGKVSEGKSDNGLQQQEEDEKARLLIGLSTGDKSSSKKSIFSRRK from the exons ATGTCTCTGTTCCTTATTTCCTTACTTCTGCTTATTCTGCTTGGAATTGTGCTGTGCATCACATTCAG ATGGCTGATATCCACCTTGGCTGTGCGATTCCTCCGATCGGTACTCAATGCTGATCTCAAGATCAAATCAGTCGGACTGTTTTCTGTCCATGGTGTCAGTATCCAGTTTCACCCCCATCATATTCTG GAGATTGACAGAATATGGATTTCCAGTAAGCTTTTAAACCAGGATTTGCC GAGGTATCTGGCGTTGTGTGTTGGGGAGACAAGAGTAAGGTTTGATTTACAAGTTCCTCTGGAACCTCtggtgaaaagaaaacatggaaaaacgTCTGGAAAGGTTTCAGTCAGTCCCACAAAGTTAAGATTTCTGTCACAG CTGTTGTCGTTCCATATCAGCTCTGTCAATGTGATGGTGCTGAACATCGCACATTCAGAGTCACTATGGCACATGACTGTTACAGGCATCACTTTGTTACTTGACCATCAGTGTAAGAG GTTGGCCTGGGACTTCTCGGTTGGACAGCTCAGCAGCAAAGTACTAAAAAGCAGCCAGTTG GATACATGCTTAGCTGAAGTGGCCCTCAGCTTGCTGCTATCTGGAGATGTGAGCCTGCCAGAGATGAAGCCAGGTTCTTTGTCTCTGAGTGTGAGGACACTTTTAGCAGAGCTGCACGAGGGATTGTTTATCAGTCAGTGCTTACTGCCTGCGTCTTCCAAAAAGAGCACCCATAATGCATCTG aGTGTGAAAACACTGATTTTATTCAGACCGAGGCTGTAGAACGCTTCCATCAGCTCATCCCCCACAGTATTGATGTAGAGTTAGATAATACAAACCTAACTCTGTCAATGCACAGCCAGAAAAG ACACCTTAATTGGACACTGAAGTCTTTAAAGCTGTGTTATGCACATGATGAAGAGCACCTTCCTCTGAAAAGTTTTACTCCTGAACTTAGCTTTCcccacagcagcctggagctcCTTCTAGAGG ATGGACTTCTGCTCTCACAAAGTCGCCAAAGAATCCTTTGTGTGAACTCTCTCAAAACAACCTTGCAG GTGACATCGACGGAAGTCTCCAGTTCAATCACAGTCAATACCTGCATCATTCATTACCGCCATCAGGAGTTCTCGCCTTGGCTGAATTTATTACCATGGGAACAGTTAATCCACCGGAAagccacacacaaaaacag GCGTCTCCCTCACCTCGACGCCCCTGTGATGATCACCACATCCGTCTCCAACATTAATGTGTCTGTGCAGCTGGGAGACACAACACCTTTTGCCTTAGGTTTCCTCTCGGCTTGTGGAG AATTGCGGCATCTTCTCGACATTAAAACCGAATCGGAGTGCCCGGAATCCCAGAATGTGCACCAGCGTGCCTCCCTGACCCTGGATAATTTCTGGTGGAGAGTTGGTCAGGGGTCTCATATCCAACAAGCACCACACCCCCCTGGTAAACACGTGTGGGGAGAAGCACTGATTTTAGACTCGCTCAATCTTCAG GGCAGTTTCAATCGACCCCACCTGGAGTCAAGTAGCCAGTGTCCGAGTCTGAGTGTCGACTCTCGTCTTAATGGGCTTCAAGTGGAGCTTTCTGAGACATGTGCACTGTGCCTCTCTCGTCTTATGTCCCTCATTTTTGCCCCCCCCGTCACAGTACCTGAGCCCTTGGATGAGGCCTCGGTGTCACCCACAAATGACGATGCTGTCCAGCTGACCAGCACCTCCCAACTACACCTGCTGTTTAAAGTGGACTGTTGTCTTGAAGATGTTAATGTGTTTACACTGTCTAATCTGGCCG GAGCTGTTTCTTTGCGGATGGATAGTGTTGGTCTGCTGAGCTCTGCAGAGAGCTCCACAGTGTCACTTCAAGGGGTTAGTTTGTCAACAATCAAGACTCTGACGGAGAGCATGGAATCATGTTGCCCTGCCTCCCAGGCTTCCAATCCCTTACTCAAACTCACCACAATGGCCTTCACCTACCACATCACCACTCACACCTTACAG gTTGAATGTGAAGAAGAGTTAACAGTTGAGTGGACACCAGCAGATCACATGGTCTTGTATCAGCATCTGAGTGAAGCTGAGGCTTGTTGGCGCATGCTTTGCGGCTCAAAAGCAGAGGACACCAGGGTCAAGCTCCAAGAGAGTGAAATTAATTCAGATCGCAGTCGACTTTTGTGTCTTCGCATTGAGTTGGGCCGCACTCGTTTAACAGCACACGTCAGTGAGCAGAACTACATTCTTCTCTACACAGAGGCCCTGTCTGTGTCTAAGCATGCTGCATCCATTCGtatctcttctccctccttgATATTCAACTTTGATGGCCACAACATTGTCTCGTTTCAAAGTCTTGATGTGGAGACCCACGCGGAGTTGACTGAGATGAAGCTGCACAGAGACACCTTCCCTTTCCTCACCACTCTCCACAACCGTGTCTGGGTTCTCTCTAGCCCCTCTCTGACTGTGGAGTTCCCATACCAGTACAACTTCTCAAGCACCTTTGACAAGGCAATTAGTGTCCAGAAATGGCTGAAGTCTCTTCATCGTCCAACAAGCCAAGCCACCACAGACCAATGCTTACCCCCTGACCTTGTTTTCAGAATCAACCAGTTCTCCTTTCTCTTCCTGGATGACATCTTTGAAATCAAGCTGCGAGACAACTATGAGCTGATGAAGGATGAAAGTAAAGAAAGTGCAAAGCGTCTTCAGCTTCTGGATAAGAAGGTGGCAGATCTGCGCAAACAGCACGGAGAGCTTCTCCCTGCACGAAAGATTGAAGAACTGTATAGTTCACTGGAGAAAAAGCACATTGAGATCTACATCCAGCGCTCCCGCCGCCTCTACATCAACACACCCATGAGAAAGTCACTGCTGACCTGGACGGTGTCAGACTTGGAACTAGTAGTTCTTGCTGATCAGTCTCTTCATGGCCCAGAGAGGGTCAGAGAGCAAGTGAGAGACATTGACGGGATCAGTCCCTTCCCCAGAGATGGACTCCCTCTGGTGGTCCAGTGGTGTCGTGCTGTCAAGTTCAAGCTGACTGCATTTTTAG tgAGAATTCGGGATTATCCCCGTTATCTGTTTGAGATCAGGGACTGGAAACTGTCAGGGCGTCTTATCGGAACAGAACAAGATGGGCAAGCCAGAGGTCGGCGAAAACAAGTTATCCCACTTGGCTCTCCTTGGGGAGATGTGACAGTTCTGAGAAATATGCCACCACTCAAGTTCTTTTACGATTTCAAAT CCAACATAAATCTATACACTATTGTGTGGGGGCCATGTTGGGACCCTGCCTGGACTTTGATTGGCCAATCTGTTGACCTGCTGACCAAACCTACTGTCGacccctctccccctctggcTTGGTGGGATAAGAGTCGCCTTCTTCTCCATGGACGCTGGGTTATGGATATTGATCAAGCCAACCTGCATCAACTGGCAACTGAG GATCCTTACAACACCACAGAAAACCTGCACTGGGAGTGGAATAAACTGAACTTTGACTGGAAGCCTGGGCAGTTTTTGTTTAAAGGAGATTTGGACGTGAATGTCAGGACAGCATCAAA ATATGATGATATCTGTTTTCTACACCTGCCCAATCTGGATATGACGCTTGACCTCCAATGGCTTTGCCATGGAAACCCCCATGACCACCACTCTGTAGTGCTCTGCAGTGCAGAGAACATGGCAGATGTGACTTCAGGACAACCCCATGACTCTTACAGAGCCTTTCGTTCTGAGAACCTTAACCTAGCCATCACCATGGACCTTAACCAACACTGTGGATCTG AACCCTCTGAGCCTAAAATCCTACTGTATAGTAGCACACTGCGCTGGATGCAGAACTTCTGGGCCACCTGGACAAGCGTATCTCGACCCATTTGCAGGGGAAAACTCTTCCACAGCCTCAGGCCAGTCCGCAAGAAGCTGGGTCAGCACTACAAACAGATGTCTTACACAGCTGCCTTCCCACAACTACAA GTACATTACTGGGCTTCTTTTGCCCAGCAGAGAGGTATCCAGTTGGAGTGCAGCAAAGGCCATGTCTTCACTCGAGGAGCACAGAGACTTATTCCACAGG CTGGCACTGTGATGAGGAGGCTGATCTCTGAATGGAACGTGACTCAGATGGTCAGTGAGCTGTCTCAGGTGACGGTCCACCTGATGGCCTCCACCTGGGATGAGACTGCTGACCACCAAATGAATGCTCAGGTGAAGAAGACTCACCTGCTCAGCCTGTCGTCGTTGAGTTATCAGCGACATAGCATCCGCACAGAGGAG gAGGTGAACCAGAAGGATGAGTCCAATGCTTCATATACCCATAAGCTTCGTCTGGTGGACCTTCGTGCTTCCTGGACCACCACTAACAGGAACATCGCCTTTGGACTGTATGATGGCTATAAAAAAGCATCTGTGCTAAAGAGAAATCTCTCCACTGAAGCTCTGAAAGGCCTGAAGATAGACACACAGCTGTTCACCAAGAAACTCAAACGCTCTCCTGCCAACTATTCTCCCACCACAGCCCCGACCACACCTGTAATGCCCACAGTCAGCCGAGCAGAGAAAAGTCAAAATGAAG GAACTTCGATGCTCCAGAAACTGATTGAAGAAACAGAcaagtttgtggtgttttcagagGAAGACTCGGGTGTCAGCGACCAGCTGTGTGGCATCGCGGCCTGTCAGACAGATGACGTGTACAACCGCAACTGGTTTATCGAGCTGGTCAACTGTCAG ATGATGTTGCGTGGCACAGAGACTGCAGGCTGCGTCCTGGTGTCTGCGGCGAAGGCTCAGCTGCTCCAGTGCGAACACCATCCTTCCTGGTACAATGACACCCTGAAGCAGAAAACCACTTGGACATGTCTACTGGACGGCATGCAGTACTTTGCCACCATGGAACCCAACCCATCtgagcaggaggacagacagttGTGGCTTGAG GTGAAAAACATAGAGGAGCACAGGCAGCGTAACAACGATTCAGTGCTGGAATTGATGGAGAGTGGCCAGGCTGTGGGAGGAATGGTTAGCACCACTACAG ACTGGAACCAGCCAGCTCAGGTCAATGAAGCTCAGCAGGTTCAACGTATCATCTCGCGCTGTAGCTGCCGGATGCACTACATCAGCTACAGCCACGATATCAACCCTGAGTTAGCCACACAGATTAAACCCCCTGAGCTGAGAAATAGCCATGAGAAAGAGGATCTGCTTAAAAAACAGGCTG GAGCTGTGGACACCTTCACCCTAATTCACCACGATCTGGAGATATCTACTAATCCTGTTCAGTACGCTATGATCCTGGACATTGTCAACAATCTTCTGTTACATGTGGAGCCCAGAAGAAAG GAGCACAGTGAGAAAAAACAGCGTGTGCGCTTCCAGTTAGAAATTTCCAGTAACCCTgaggagcagcgcagcagcattcTGCACCTTCAGGAGGCTGTCAGGCAGCACCTTGCTCAGATTAGACGCCTGGAAAAGCAGATTTACTCCAACATCAGA GCGCAAACTGAGGAGCAAAGCAGTGATGAGTTGATGGAAATCAACTCTCAGCTGCAGAACCAGCTAAACCAAGAGAAGAACGACATGCAGATGAAGAGTGAAGAGCTCAACATTCTCATCAG GTGCTTTAAGGACTTCCAGCTGCAGCGGGCAAACAAGCTAGAGCTGCGTAAGCCCCCCGAGGATGTGAGCGTGGCGAGGAGAACTGAGATCTACTTTGCCCAGGCCGGCTGGTGCTTGACTGAAGAGGACGGTCAACTTGGAATTGCCGAGTTGGAGCTCCAGAGATTCATGTACAGTAAG CTGAACAAATCTGATGACACTGCAGAGCACCTTTTGGAGTTGGGCTGGTTCACAATGAACAACCTGTTGCCTGATGCAGCATATAAG gttgTCCTTCGCCCTCAGAGTACGTGCCAAGCTGGGCGCCAGTTTGCTTTGCGAATCTTCAGTAAAGTGCGCCCCCCCGTGGGAGGAATTTCAGTCAAAGAACATTttgaa gtgaacgTGGTGCCGATCACCATCCAGTTGATGTACCAGTTCTTCAAGAGGATGATGGGATTTTTCTTCCCTGGAAGAAAcgttgaagaggaagaggtcacaGATGAGGAAGACAAGTTCCGATTGGTTACCACAG GTATCCCTGTGAAGGCTCGGCAGTCATCAGAGGACACCATGGGTGCTATGGGCCCCAGCAAAGGCGTCACCCAGGGACTGAACCGCACTGCAGGGGTCAGGAGGTCATTCAGGAAACCTCCAGAG CATCCTGTCGACGACATCGATAAGATGAAGGAACGAGCAGCTATGAATAACTCCTTTATCTATATTAAAATTCCCCAAGTTCCTCTCTGTGTCAGCTATAAG GGAGAAAAGAGCAGTGTGGACTGGAAGGACCTGAACCTGGTTTTGCCCTGTTTGGAGTACCACAATAATACATGGACATGGCTAGATTTTGCCATGGCAGTGAAACGGGACAGCCGGAAAGCACTTGTAGCACAG ATGATTAAAGAGAAGCTGCGTCTAAAACCGTCTTCAGGTTCGGACCTGCGAGGCAAAGTGTCAGAAGGAAAGTCTGATAATGGTttgcaacagcaggaggaagacgAAAAGGCGCGGCTTCTGATCGGCCTAAGCACTGGAGACAAGAGCTCCAGCAAGAAGAGCATCTTCAGCCGACGCAAGTGA